In one window of Henckelia pumila isolate YLH828 chromosome 1, ASM3356847v2, whole genome shotgun sequence DNA:
- the LOC140875981 gene encoding uncharacterized protein has protein sequence MASSAKSRPSQATALHSHFHRSHSPNRFCSSSISSFVARPSPALARSTSPNRISLGRSDSPTVRFPTSNHSQHNQKSNTRSLSSAPRKTCACSPTTHPGSFRCSLHRNSPASGHGNNRQTASYRSGNHQLNMRRSAMTNSLVRIGTVEGDLVRRALASLIRPSSHSQRRREDFKPRPSRLSVMSRNGES, from the coding sequence ATGGCGTCCTCTGCGAAATCAAGGCCCTCTCAAGCTACGGCACTCCACAGCCACTTCCACCGCTCCCATTCGCCCAACCGCTTCTGCTCCTCCTCCATCTCCAGTTTCGTGGCCCGGCCCTCTCCGGCCCTCGCCCGCTCCACCAGCCCCAACCGGATCAGTCTCGGCCGATCGGATTCCCCCACCGTCCGATTTCCCACCTCCAACCACAGCCAGCACAACCAGAAGTCCAACACCAGGTCGCTCAGTTCAGCTCCGAGGAAGACGTGCGCGTGTTCTCCTACGACGCACCCGGGATCTTTTAGGTGCAGTTTACACAGGAACAGCCCTGCTTCGGGCCATGGAAATAATAGGCAGACGGCGTCTTATCGCTCCGGTAATCATCAATTGAATATGCGGAGATCTGCGATGACGAATTCCTTGGTTCGAATCGGAACCGTCGAAGGGGATTTGGTGAGGAGGGCTCTGGCATCTTTGATTCGTCCGTCCTCGCACAGTCAGCGCCGCCGAGAGGATTTCAAGCCGCGGCCGAGCCGGTTGTCCGTAATGTCTAGGAACGGAGAATCTTGA
- the LOC140868688 gene encoding uncharacterized protein: protein MDWFTWLSKTSLDPSHIFDYAEILTYNELEEDDMLYFNHEFLQSMGIAIAKHRLEIIKLARKEKGGRMIQYPMLWIMLAIKKTKNYVSKKVEALTHRNDSSLSLVKVRNNSLRWKVSMLQRNKRFLRASGMEETRPTRERNESRKFGFGRKVLMIGYKDHQHLTDDESSSSIRSPTSTTETKVNPWNSSFSSTLGQSGDGEYWSSSLEESKWDSMFRDLKPT from the coding sequence ATGGATTGGTTCACTTGGCTATCGAAAACCAGCCTCGATCCATCTCATATCTTCGACTACGCCGAGATTCTCACTTACAACGAGCTTGAAGAAGATGACATGCTCTATTTCAACCATGAATTTCTTCAGAGCATGGGCATTGCCATAGCCAAACATCGGCTCGAGATTATCAAGCTGGCGAGGAAAGAAAAGGGAGGGAGAATGATCCAATATCCAATGCTGTGGATCATGCTGGCGATCAAGAAAACCAAGAATTACGTATCCAAGAAAGTGGAAGCTCTGACTCATCGCAACGATTCGTCTCTTTCCCTCGTCAAAGTTCGAAACAACAGTCTCAGATGGAAGGTATCCATGTTACAGAGGAACAAAAGGTTCTTGAGGGCATCTGGTATGGAAGAAACTAGGCCGACTAGGGAAAGGAACGAAAGCCGTAAATTTGGGTTTGGTCGGAAGGTTTTGATGATCGGATATAAGGATCATCAGCACTTGACGGATGACGaaagttcgagctcgattcgaagtccGACCAGTACCACTGAAACGAAGGTAAACCCTTGGAATAGTAGCTTTTCGAGCACATTGGGTCAGTCGGGAGATGGTGAGTATTGGTCGAGTAGTTTGGAAGAAAGCAAGTGGGATTCAATGTTTAGGGACTTGAAACCTACATGA